In the Melanotaenia boesemani isolate fMelBoe1 chromosome 14, fMelBoe1.pri, whole genome shotgun sequence genome, GTGGAAACCAGCAGTTCATTGTTCACAtcatcacatatttaccccaaagtattgtttttggcaggaccttctctaacacagtagctgttTGGTGGTAGCCAGGGTTTATGCCTCAGatatgcaggggtgggtctagaaactTTTTggtgggggccaggcaggggcactgaccaggaaaaggggggcacaaattagacctttttttttaggtctacattttatgaaaaatttaactgattattacaactaaagtgatcatctaatgtaaaaaagtaaagaaaaacttactttggatgatgctgctagaggacttttatcactgctgtacaaacttcagtgataaaaagaaaaacatgtttatccaaatcatcagtttaatcagtttcttcatcaaagttggctgtttaacttcagtcgtcacatttgctggttttatgacaatAATTATaaccatggagatggttggtgagatgatgatatatgaattcagcattatgatctagaataTGGTAGAGaagatttagaacaacatagatgtacattacatgctgcatttactgactccttctgatgtttacccaagggaaggtcagttaacactaaatatgtGTATGCATTGGCTCTGGCAGTATTGTCTGCCCATCTAACAATCAGTTGAGTTTTATTCCCTGTCTTGACTTTCCAGTGATCCTGTCTGTTTTTGTCCCTCTCTGTTCAGCTTAAGTCAGACTgcctgatttttgtttgttttgttttgttttgtggatTCAGCCACCAGATTTTCTACACTTTGGAGAACTCCAGCCACTCTGATTATTTACAAAacctatatatacatatatatacagaaCTAAATAGGTTTTAGTGGACAACTGAATCAAGTAATAGACATTGTCTTTATTACTGTAAACTTGAGCTCTATTCatatctggaaaaatgcatttaattgcatttcaattcaaaacagtaaaaaataaataaaataaaataaaatatccctggccaaaCTTTAATAGACCAAAGTTATAGTGTCATTTTAAGAACTTTAACAgttccagctgttctctgattatgagtttacaacatgttacagtaactttttaattttattaacatgttaaatttcCACCACCACtgattcttttgttttcatcttaaaaaGATGCCCTTGTTTTCTGGTGTCTGGGCTTTATGTTTTTTACCTGCATATTCTCACCCTGTCTATCCTTTCTCTTCTTTCATTcttggggcggcagtggctcaggcggtagagcaggtcgtccaatgatcggaaggtcggcggttcaattcccgctcccgcagtcatctgtcgttgtgtccttgggcaagacacttaaccctccttgcctccagtgttggcatcgctggtgtatgaatgtgtggatgaatgttcggtgatggtcggagaggccgtaggcgcagaatggcagccacgtttccgtcagcgtgccccagggcagctgtggctacacatgtagcttaccatcaccaggtatgagtgaggagtggatgaatagtggattcacacaatgtaaagtgctttgggtgccttgaaaagcgctatataaatctaatccattattattattattattattgaactttatttGGCAGTTGTGTTATCAAGACCTTGTTCAAAGCTCTGACCTGATGTTTCCACACTGCTGTTATCATAGATACTGATAATATTCatgataataaagaaaaaactataTATTTGCCAGTCAGCTGTAAATGATCTGTTATCTGTCCCTCTGACTTAGTCAGTTTTCCATTTTAAGACCAGATAGATTTCCCCCTGCGGTTATTTCACTGAGCTATACAGAAGCTTAGTTCATTCTTTATGCAGGATTAACTTGACTTTGTGGGCCACTCCCTTAACATGGAGAAAACGCTATATATATCAGTAATATCAAACTACAAAGGTGAAATGTAAGTGGAAGCTGAACAGCCTCTGATATGCATCCAAGTCAGGTGGTTTTAATAGATATGAAACGAGTTAAGAAAGGGAGTGCCGTCACTGTAAAACAAACTATTCTGACATCACTTTTCTGATTCCACAACACCAGATCATTCGTATAAAGACATCAATATGGTCTGAGTCTCCTTTGTTTGGGGAACATAAGTGGGTTTGAAAggtgcttttttgttgttgcatttttatttatttatttactttttgtatgcgagtgtgtttatgtgtagaTATGGTGCAACCTTATTTGTCCCTTTGTTACATTCAATGAAACAGagctttcctcttttttttttatttaccaaatTTACACCacgcaagaaaaaaaatcaaagcgcTCAAAAACTgtcacatgaagataaaatggtcgGATCACTGTATGTTTAAACTCACCTTAAATCAAATGGTATGTGTGTCACAGGGTTGAAGTGAACATAGTGGGTTTTTTCATGGTTTAGAGGTTTTCCCTTTATTTGGTGTTATAGATTTATTCGTATTTATTGCGTGGTTTTTATctagtttggttttatttattgcataggttttcttttacttggtttttatttggttttaattcTATGCAAGTTCACTCACCTTGGGCCTGCAGACTGATTGGGGAAAATGACTCCCACCTGTGACAAATTGATGGGCCTATCAGCAGCCAGAGTGAGCCAGCCAAAAGGCAGCacctggaaataaaataaaggaccTTGTGACAGGACAGGCGGGACTAACAACAGTGAGTAAAAGAGGCTGGAGGCAGTGCGTAGCAGACCCAGAGGTGGATGAGGGACTGGGGTACAGTGGAGAAGCCTCTACACAGCAAAAGAAAGGGGTTGCTACGTGTAAGACACGTGCGTAAGTATCGATTGGATCCTTAGCGACACCTGTCAAAGGAAGCCTGTTGTGGTTGAGTGTACTGACGCAGAGTACTGGCAGAAATCTCCTTTTCCAGAAGTCCACGGCAGGAGTGACAGCTGCAGGAACTACACGGACTGTGTTGCTTCATCTGGACCTCTgagctttttgtttatttattcttttcaagGACTTTAGCCTCCctgattttaattgatttccTTTTGTTACACTTGCATTCCTCTAGAGAAAATTTAACTATTGACCTTACGATTTTATTAAgttgaaagaataaaaattctttCCACCACCACTTGATGTTTCCCTTTTCACCTCGCTCGCTCTCCACCCGTGTCACGTGTGCTGCACATGCTCCACTGTtccatattttcttattttgtctttgtaaaAACAGTGAGGTGTAAGTGTAGCTGATTTTCCCAATAAAACTGCAATCATTCGCATAGTTTTGTCTTTTCTGCCAGATGTCTCCATGTCAACTGAGATCATACTGCTCtaataaaatcctttttttttttttttattgcagcatCTGATAAAATGTCCATTCAATAACTTGAATGCAATATCAGTGCAGTGTTTTCTGCTATACTTAGATGTACAATGATGTCCAATAAATAACAGTAGAAGTGGCAAAATGTATAGGATGTTTACTCATGGGGTATACTGTGGTTTCTGATCTGATTCAGTGAATGACTTGGTTACCCTTCTGTGTACATACTGGGtgcatacatacacaaataACAGTcgagccaactttatttataaagcacttaaaaaaaaaaaacaggcactgaccaaagtgctaaagactaaaaatgcataaaacaaaaaagccataAAATAATAGATTTAGCAATACAgcacaacaaaacaatttaaagactaaaataggatcatgattaaaaaaaaaatatatattaatgaaATCAACTCTCAAGCTTGGTCAAAGGCCAAGGAGAAAAAGTGGGGTCTCAGTAGAGAAAAAGACCGTTCAATGacttaaaagaattttaaagtgAACTCTAAAAGGAACAGACAGCTAGTGCTGTGAAGCTAGAACAAGAGATATGTGCTCCCTCATACCCAATAAAATATGCGCAGCACTGTTTTGCACCAGCTGAAGACAGGGCAGGGAAAGCAAGGAAAGACCAACATAAGGGTAATCAAgtatgtggttaaaaaaaaaagcataatcaCTGTTTCAAATATATGCAAAATATgcactttaaaaatgatcaagtttaaaaattatttaaaatttctgtaATCATTTACCAATTAAAGCACTTGATGGGGTAAAAATAAGGGGCATTTGTGAGGGTGTTTGCCCTGCTGAcctcaaaaacaaacttttagattagaaaaaaattaactagAAGACTATTGCATTTAATGgtcatatacatatatttacagaAGTAAAGCTAGGCCTGTATGAGTGCAATTTGCGTTTCTGCCTTGCAGCACAAAATATACACATaccatgcaaaaataaaaaaaaaatgcaaataaatgcaaaagaacTTCTAAAAATGACCGTGTTAGCCAGAAACATATTTGTATGAACAAATTTCCCTAACTGGAGATGCATTTTATAACTgataaagtaaacaaaacaaagttccTCTGTTGTCAAACAATTAAAGCCTCGACATTCAAGAAGGTTCCTCCTCATCCTTTTGGGTTCTCTCTTTCATCCTGCATGATTTTTTCAATCTGGTTTCCCAGGCTGGAGAAACTCGGACGCTCATCAGAGTTGTATGCCCAGCAGTGCTTCATTAAACTGTACACCTACAATTTCcatgagaaaatattaaaacagattTAGGAATAACagcaatgaaaaaagaaaatctgtcatGTGTAGTCTTAGTTATTGGGAAAACTGTAACTTTGTCACTGATGTAAGCAGAGAATTTTTTCACAGAGGGGTTCTGAATAAAAGTGTCAACGTACCTGGGGAGGGCAGTTTGGTGGAGCTGGCAGTCTCCAGTTATTCTTCAGAATATTTGCAAGATGCATTGAAATGGATGCACCTTGCACATTGTGTCCAATCTCCTGCATACACAGCTAACAAAACAGCCcttcttaaaattttgaattGAAGCTGAAAAAGTTGTCCATTCTTCTAACAGTTGTTAATGTTCTTACTCTTTTTGGATTGCAGTTCATGTCACAGTAGGAGAAGAGCTCATGAAGAACGACCCCAAAACTCCAGACATCTGATTTGTGGGAGAATTTGAACTCACTGATGGACTCTGGAGCATACCTGCATTAAATAACCAGTGTGTTGCTTTTATTATAACAGCACAGTGGCATTACAGTCTTCTCAAAAGATGTGAGCTGGGGCCTGTTCCAGAAAAGTGTTTCAGCTAAGTGAAACACCATGGTGTTGCCAAAGACACCATGGCAACAGGCTCAAGGTAAGACTTACCTTTCTTTCCGAAATTAAAAATCCCTAGATTCCCCTCAACTGAGGATTATAATCCTTTAGAGTTTCAATAGACCCCTGGTTTACTTTACCAACTTTGCATACAGTTGCATATTTCTTCATAATCCAGCAATGAATTTGCCAGGTAAACTAAATATAGAATGGCCTCTGATCTGAGTACATGAGATCAATCTGCTTTTCAAATCATCCCTGTTAGTGTTAGTTACAAATGTAATACTCAAAGTGAAGtgtgattattttcattttcaagaaGCCACTCCATATCCGAGTAATATGAAAAAAGTTGCACCATTTGGCTGCAACAAAACAGAGCTTGTACTCCAGGGACTtgttcacacacccacacacacccacacacacataccaaaCATACCTGCTACCAAGTTGTACACTTGTAGCACAGCTTAACTGCTACAGGGTTAGGCTTAAAAACACTGGCATGAGAATTTACCAGAAAATGGGACTCTCGCCAGGCTGTGTGACACGGTAGTACTCCTTGTCAAAAGGGATAACCTTGGTCAGCCCAAAATCAGCAATTTTCACCAGCGAGTCACTGGCAACAAGGATATTTCTGGCTGCAAGGTCTCGGTGGACATAACGCAGGGTCTGCAGGTACTGCATCCCCTGAGAGAAAAATCAGAagcagacaaaaataaacaatattgaCACAATTAAGAGAACTTTGAAAACTGACTTAATGAATTAAAAGTTGaactagaaaaacaaatgtgtacctttcatagtaaaaataaataaataaataggcttTTGGCCTGAATTTGGCCTTGTTAATGTATCTTATTGTTTCGAAGACAGAATGATATCATTCAAGAAGATCTGTTATTACTACATAATACAGAGTATGCATCAAATACAGGTTATGCAGGATAATGCAGTAACTATAAATTGTTCCCCAGTCCTTCACAATTAACAGCACACACAACTATACAGTTTATGAATAGCATTCTTAAAATTTAAATTCTCAGCCATTTAGAACTTTTTAAAATGGACAAACACTTGTGATATGTGGACAATGCAGTCTGAACCATTACCAGTACGTTGTCATGCAATGATAGATTTCAGGCAGAGGGATTTTACATGAATCTATATCTAATATATCTGAAGCCTCCTTTAATAAGAAGTATTTGTGAACTcagaaaacatttctgtttcataCTGTGTTTATAATTTAGAAACATTTTACTGTATACTAGTGAAAATTACACTATGTGAAGATGATTTTCATATGAGATCTTGTCAACAAAATATCATATGATCTGTATATTTTAAActcatatacatatacatgtacatatacatccTCACCTTACAGATCTGAGAGGCAAAAAGTAGCATTTGTCTAGTGTTGATGTTATGTCGGGTACTCTCCAAATAGCCAATAAGGCTGCCATAGGGAAGATATTCCATCACTAAGCTCATACTGAGTCGACCTGCAAACAaggaaacatttaacatttagtcCAAACAATGACTGAGCTGATGTTTTATGTCAGTCAGATGTTAGGTATAATTAATCTTGCAGAAAAAGTAATGACAGGCTGGCATTAGAAAACTTTGTGGTTAATTAAGAGCATGTTCTCTGGTTAATTTTAACCCACATAGTGCAAATGCTGAACTATAAAATAGgaatgattaattaaaaaataaactttttagttCTTTTAATGAAGCTGATCATTTCAGGAAATATGTTTAAACTCATCTGTTCTGATGgcaaatacagtttttttttgggttgttttaCCCATGCTGTAGCAGACTCCTTTGTACGTGACGATGTAGTCACAGTGTAAAACACTGAGCGTTTTGACCTCCTTCTGGAAGTCCTCCAGGTTTGACTGCTTGTTAGGCTGCAGCTTCTTCACAGCCACCAGCTCACCAGTGTTATCACCCAGCGGGTCATAACGGCAAAGTTCAACACTGCCAAAGTTTCCCTAGAAAAATTTAGATTAACTCAGTAGTCAGTCTTcaccaaaaagagaaaataaacttcTTCGTATCTGAACTATTGCAGCACATGCATGAAGGATATTTGGAACACTTCACCGTAAAATACTTTTAGCTTTActtttaaagcaaaaagcataGTTTGTATCTGGTCTACAATATCAGTTTGCTCTTTCTGGACAGTACTGCTGATGTCTTTACAATTAAGAAACTAAAGCTCTTTTTGAATAGAGTGCATACTGTGTGTTGTTTGACTCTTACTTTTCCCAGAGGGGAGATGTAGCGGAAATGCCTCTCTTCAAACAGTGCATGGTCTTGCTGAGTAGGACAGACAACTTTGCACACAGGGTTTGGTGTGACAGGTTCAGTGGCATGAAGTAACACATAGTCTGCCATGACACGTGAAAATGATGTCATTGtattaaattttaaacttaaagaGATGCAGAGGCATTAACCGATAGGCAAAAATACTGTTATCTTTTGACATTGAGTTTGTTGCTTAACACTAAAATACTgcactgaaattaaataaatgaccgTGATTGGCTACCATCACCATATTGTAAACATTGTTACCTGATGTGATGAGACTGTTGAGCTGACGGATAATGCTACGACAAGAAGGTCTGAATGCTGCTTCATAGTCCATACACTGACTGATGAGATCCGCTAGCTCTGTCCACTGGGAGGGAGGCAGCTGCTGCAAATTGTTGTAAAACTTCTGcttctattaaaaaaacacacacgcacCCAAAGCACAACTATTGAATGAAAggacatgattttatttgtttaaaaaaaaggaacattaaGGAATTAAATTGTTAGAAATGAACACAATGATGAATGCATTCATTTATTGACTATTATTAGCTTTCCAAaatcaacatgaaaaaaataaatagaatttttacagttttgaaTGCGGTGAATACATGAATGAGAAGAATTTAAGTTTCAAAATGTTCTTGCTGTGCAGTGAAGCGAGAGCACAGTCAGCACAATGCCACCTGAACTAGTTAAAGCACTTCTGGTGTTCACAGGCAGCCTGGAAGTGTTTGCACAAGGGTGTGTTAAGGCAATCATCATTCCGCAAGCttcttcattgtctatttttaaaactcatcttaaaacccatttttattctttggctttcagcccagcATGAGACTGTTCCTGTATagtgtgctgtggtttgttttatttattggttttgtttgtttttaatttttttattcttttaaaattgcttattgttttaaaactgctttaaaaacaatgaacaattattttattatattttatcatattatttatttcccggttgatttttgtatttttttatgtgttgctttgtccatttatctacagcactttgtttcagctgcggttgttttaaagggcttgataaataaagttgagttgagttgagcaAACGACCTGTTTCAATATGAATTAAGCCTCAGTTCAAAAGCAACATCTACAAATGTTTTTTCAACTAAGCTTGGCAACCAATTTTAGATACAAGTGTGGGTTTTAGTTAGAGCCTTCAAATAAATTTTAGACAACAGGTTTCTAGACTCCAAAGGTCATGCCCTCACATTGGTATCAGTGGTTTGTGCTATAGTACATTCATGCTGGTGTGTGCAGCTGGTTGGCCTTTTGACCTTTAAACTtatattaaaaactgtaaaCCAGAAGTCATTGCAgcacaaagcagcacaaagcaATTTGGATTAGTCCTAACCTTACCTTTCTGTCTATGAATTTATATCATGGCACATAAACTCAATTAGCCCATCCCAATGAGTGAATGCTCAACAAAACTTGCTTTACCTGGTCCAGGTTCCATCCTTGCAATGGAGAGTTTCCATTGTTGAAGATTTCCCACACAGTGGCACCAAAGCTCCACTTATCACCCTCAAGAGTCAGGTTGTCTGGGGTCTTAAGCACCTCAGGAGCCACCCAGGGAATCCTGTCCAGGGTAACTGAAGAAATAGACTTTTGTTTATTATGGGcaggctgtagctcaggaggaagagcagttgtttTTCTAACCAGAAGGACagtggattgattccaggccTTCCCTGGctacatgtcaaagtgtctTTAGGCAAGACATGTTGCCCCCGATGTGCCTattggggtgtgtgtgtgtgtgtgtgtgtgtgtgaaagtgacaggtagtgtaaagtgcttCCAGTTGttaagctgactggaaaagcactaTGAGTACAAGTTCGTTTACCATTAAATTTAAAGATCATTTTGTCATAgtactttaaaacaaatcttttttttagtgtttagtcacattttattaGTTGTTATTGATTTACTCTCTCTTAGATGAAATGgctcagaaaaaaaacctttgtcATGTATTCTccatttttttggtttttaacaAGCGTGATTACCATCTTTGCCCAGCATGGCCACACTGATGCCCGGGTCACTCAGCTTGATAAATGGGGAGCTGCCCTGGGAAGGGTCACCTTCTCTTGCCAGCAGCAGATTTTTGGCACAGATATTTCCATGAGCAATATTTTGCTCTTCCTTCAACAGAGTTACAGGTAGATGAAtcagaacagaacaaaactaaacagccCAAATGCCATATTTGTTATCAACTGTAAACAGTTTCTACAGAAAGCCTAATTTTAATTATGAATGTCATGATGCAGTTTCTAACTTAACATGAGAATTGAATTTTCTGTTGTCATTTATTAGTTGTATATTAACCACACTTCGAACATACCCAAATAGCAGTTAAGTTCTCTGCATTGTTCAGTTGCAGACTGTCTTTTGTTAATTCTCTTACCAGAAAGTTAAGTGCACATGCGAGCTGTTTGGCAACGTTCAGTTTCCAGCTCACTGACACAGATCTCCCTCTTTTCAAGTATAGGTCAAGGGCCCCATGCTTGACAAACTCTTGCACCATGATGTCTGTAAAACACAGCAAGATCTGTTTCCACAGCTGTACTTCAAACAGAGTCTCAAATGTTCATCCACGTGAAATGGGACTGTGCTGGGTCCAGTGAGTATTCATGTGCTCAGTGAGAGAGGGCTGATATAccatttcagttcatttaatttcattgatTGTCATTTCCTTTTTCAATTAGTTCAAAGATGCCATCAATATTTGCAAATCCACTTTACTTGATATGGATGACTTAATTGCATTGTTTATTGGGCTGGATTACTGGAATGTAATCTTAGCTCAAGTAATGCTTACATCAATTGGaagttttacatttacacaacacatctaaaaaacacacagtacatTATTGTTACTAAGCCTATGACCAACTAGCCTTATAGGAAGAAAATATAAAGCCATATAACTGATCTTGTACTTACTCTTTACTCCATGAACACTAACACCATATACATGAAGAAGGTGTTTGTGTGAAATCTGGCTCATCAAACTGGCAGCCTCAaagaatgacttaaaaaaaaaagcaacacacaaacaggcaGTTGCATTGGTGACATGTATTAGCTGATATGAATCATCAACAAATTTCCAAAAATACCTTCATCTATAAAAACCCACCTCCCAGCAGGTCTTGTGAACAGCATCAAGCTCTTTTAGAAGAACTTCTGTCATGTGTTTCTCTCCTTCACGGATGTCAATTTTGTATCCTTTAAAAATTCTTGTAAAGGAGCCCTGCCCAAGGCTTTCATCCTTacagaaaaagacacaaacaaactaCTAGAAAGAGTCTTTTATTATCAATAACACTCTTAAGCCTGCATTCAACCAATGTTCAAAGTTCCTCTCTGAGTCTACATTACTGCAGTAGTAGCAGCATTCAATGAGAAGAGAATAtcaaaaatagataaataaatgaacagtgCTAATGTACATATGCACACATACCCATTTCAGGTCTTCATGTTTGATCATTTGGAACTGGATGTGACCAAatctgtttctttcaggtgttGGAGAGCCCTGAGCTTCAACCAAGTTGTTGTTACGAATGATAATCAGGTTTGTGAGCTCTtcgggaagaaaagaaaaagatttttttacatacattGGGTAATGTTTGCAAATATAAAGACAGATGTTAAAGAATCAAGCTGATATATACTGATGTGTGACTGCATGAATACTGAACATGTATTTTGGTaataagttttcttttgttctttgcagggaaattcagcCAGTTAACATTAATGAAATAATCTATATGTTTTATAACAAAAACATTGGATTCGGTTCACCACTGTAACAAAGCACCTACACCAAAATCATTTTCTGAAGATAATCCCAAAGTCTAATTTTTAACATGGCATAAGTAATAACTTTGCTGTTCATCTATTAATGCATTAAAGAAATAATGTGTTAGCATTAGTCACAAATTCTCTAATGTTgttgaaaacatgttttcaccCCAACTCATCACAGTTTATCAAGAACCCTTTTGTTGGTTTTAAGTGTGAAGAGGTAGACACAAATTAGATGTCACAATGAGTCACCGTGGCTACAACAACAGCTAAGAGCtccaccattaaaaaaaacacaattttaacaCCTAATCATGGACTTTTTCAAAGCCAAACCAGT is a window encoding:
- the jak3 gene encoding tyrosine-protein kinase JAK2, producing the protein MPTGLRQEELTPLVIRDREGSQKSSSSMASGLQVHLYFFPGTKDATTIHISSGQISAENICIEAGKKCGILPVYISLFGLASADLSFWYPPSHMFDSDEHVEVHFRVRFFFENWFGQGPRTSYRYSLTRDRISPVLDYSVIDYLFAQLRSDFIASEAGIAPPLSTQEECLGLAVLDLWRMAKERHQSVRDLCKTVSYKSCLPKSHRHDIQKRNRLERYRIRNTLKHFLKKIGNCSVDECSLKLKYLIELAGIEPSLGIETFNVNHSAPHLNSSITLVRVIGEAGIQTNGNDHPDNVLEWQTFCDFQEIIDISIKRVVHEQVPQDSRMVTIARKDDRCLEVNFQTLKEALSFVSLIDGYFRLTTDSSHFFCQDIAPPSLLEGIKNHCHGPITSEFAVSKLKKSGCKGGTFLLRHSPKNYEKFFLTVCVQTPLGLDYKDCLIIKNDHYSLPGVQKLFSSLWELTSYYQHNKLLVAEIPVKLASCCPPRSKELTNLIIIRNNNLVEAQGSPTPERNRFGHIQFQMIKHEDLKWDESLGQGSFTRIFKGYKIDIREGEKHMTEVLLKELDAVHKTCWESFFEAASLMSQISHKHLLHVYGVSVHGVKNIMVQEFVKHGALDLYLKRGRSVSVSWKLNVAKQLACALNFLEEQNIAHGNICAKNLLLAREGDPSQGSSPFIKLSDPGISVAMLGKDVTLDRIPWVAPEVLKTPDNLTLEGDKWSFGATVWEIFNNGNSPLQGWNLDQKQKFYNNLQQLPPSQWTELADLISQCMDYEAAFRPSCRSIIRQLNSLITSDYVLLHATEPVTPNPVCKVVCPTQQDHALFEERHFRYISPLGKGNFGSVELCRYDPLGDNTGELVAVKKLQPNKQSNLEDFQKEVKTLSVLHCDYIVTYKGVCYSMGRLSMSLVMEYLPYGSLIGYLESTRHNINTRQMLLFASQICKGMQYLQTLRYVHRDLAARNILVASDSLVKIADFGLTKVIPFDKEYYRVTQPGESPIFWYAPESISEFKFSHKSDVWSFGVVLHELFSYCDMNCNPKRLCMQEIGHNVQGASISMHLANILKNNWRLPAPPNCPPQVYSLMKHCWAYNSDERPSFSSLGNQIEKIMQDERENPKG